In one Myxococcales bacterium genomic region, the following are encoded:
- a CDS encoding formyl transferase has protein sequence MRLLFFGNNYSGWQALSWLVAEGVEVVGVVVHPEERARYRVEILEAADLPPECVFDGSRLRDPAVRAALAELRADAALSVYFGYLLPPELLDLLPRGAINLHPALLPYNRGANPNVWSLVDQTPAGVTLHYLDAGVDTGDIIAQDAVPIAPTDTGETLYRKLEQAGLDLLRRVWPLFESGRAPRRPQPAGGSVHRLHDLDRLDEIDPDATVRAGDLLNLLRARTFPPYRGAYLRAGGEKIYLRLQLLTEKEFEDGSDG, from the coding sequence ATGCGCCTTTTGTTTTTCGGCAACAACTATTCCGGCTGGCAGGCGCTTTCCTGGCTGGTCGCCGAGGGCGTCGAGGTGGTCGGCGTCGTCGTCCATCCGGAGGAACGGGCGCGCTACCGCGTGGAAATTCTGGAGGCGGCGGATTTGCCCCCTGAATGCGTTTTCGACGGTTCGCGGCTGCGCGATCCGGCGGTCCGGGCGGCGCTCGCGGAGTTGCGGGCCGACGCCGCGCTGTCGGTGTACTTCGGCTACCTACTGCCACCGGAGCTGCTCGACCTCTTGCCGCGCGGCGCGATCAATCTGCATCCGGCCTTACTGCCGTACAATCGCGGTGCCAACCCGAACGTCTGGAGCCTCGTCGATCAAACGCCCGCCGGCGTGACCCTGCACTACCTCGACGCCGGTGTCGATACCGGCGACATCATCGCCCAGGACGCCGTGCCGATCGCGCCGACCGACACCGGCGAAACGCTGTACCGCAAACTGGAACAGGCCGGCCTGGACTTGCTGCGGCGGGTCTGGCCGCTCTTCGAATCCGGCCGGGCGCCGCGCCGGCCGCAACCGGCGGGCGGCAGCGTCCACCGCTTGCATGACCTGGACCGGCTCGACGAAATCGATCCCGACGCGACGGTGCGCGCCGGCGATCTGCTCAACCTGTTGCGCGCCCGTACCTTTCCGCCCTATCGGGGCGCCTACCTGCGGGCCGGCGGCGAAAAAATCTATCTGCGGCTCCAACTGCTGACCGAGAAGGAGTTCGAGGATGGCTCCGATGGCTGA
- the pseG gene encoding UDP-2,4-diacetamido-2,4,6-trideoxy-beta-L-altropyranose hydrolase, whose amino-acid sequence MAGKRPILFRCNASPVMGLGHFVRSLALAEEFLARGVPVDFVSRFHGLEWPAEQLRQRRIPRHEPKTDDAAWLVDYARRRKAAAVVVDWYLPDADYFAQLAGHGFVVAALDDQAARPLPVDVLINQNFGAEELTYRTRPDTTRLLGREYALIRRNVLQLRDQARQRRFATRATKVLVTIGGTDPKGLTQLVLDGLIAGGQALEIHAILPNREQYHAIGAMRPAPNQRLVALRPVDNMAEHFLWCDLAVSGAGSTCWELAHLATPMALLQVADNQAIIYRRLTEVGAAVGLGLGDEVEPAKLTPVLEDLLGNRLWRSGLSVKAADLVDGLGSRRVADAILERAAAAAE is encoded by the coding sequence ATGGCCGGGAAAAGACCGATCCTTTTTCGTTGCAACGCCTCGCCGGTGATGGGCCTGGGCCATTTCGTGCGTTCGCTGGCATTGGCCGAGGAATTTCTGGCGCGCGGCGTGCCGGTCGATTTCGTCTCGCGGTTTCACGGCCTGGAATGGCCGGCCGAACAATTGCGGCAACGGCGGATTCCCCGGCACGAGCCGAAAACGGACGACGCCGCCTGGCTCGTCGACTACGCCCGACGCCGGAAAGCGGCGGCCGTGGTGGTGGATTGGTACCTGCCCGACGCGGACTATTTCGCGCAACTGGCCGGGCACGGTTTCGTCGTCGCGGCGCTGGATGATCAGGCCGCCCGCCCGCTGCCGGTGGATGTTTTGATCAACCAGAATTTCGGCGCCGAGGAACTGACCTACCGCACGCGGCCCGACACGACGCGGCTCTTGGGCCGGGAATACGCGCTGATCCGCCGCAACGTGTTGCAACTGCGCGACCAGGCGCGCCAACGCCGTTTTGCGACGCGGGCCACGAAGGTGCTGGTGACGATCGGCGGCACCGATCCCAAGGGTTTGACCCAATTGGTGCTCGACGGCTTGATCGCCGGCGGCCAGGCGCTGGAAATCCACGCCATCCTACCCAACCGCGAACAATACCACGCGATAGGCGCGATGCGCCCGGCGCCCAACCAGCGGCTCGTCGCCCTGCGCCCCGTCGACAACATGGCCGAGCATTTTCTCTGGTGCGACCTGGCGGTCAGCGGCGCGGGCTCGACCTGCTGGGAACTGGCGCACCTGGCGACGCCGATGGCGCTTTTGCAAGTGGCGGACAACCAGGCGATCATCTATCGCCGGCTGACGGAAGTGGGCGCCGCCGTGGGCCTGGGCCTGGGCGACGAGGTCGAGCCGGCCAAACTGACCCCGGTGCTGGAAGATCTGCTCGGCAATCGGCTGTGGCGCTCGGGGCTGAGCGTCAAGGCCGCCGATCTGGTCGACGGCCTGGGCAGCCGGCGTGTCGCCGACGCCATTCTGGAACGGGCCGCGGCGGCCGCGGAATAA
- a CDS encoding SRPBCC family protein, with product MKRLLLAVVFCLVPCLLPAVSRGAVDPAGLKPYRLEIDIAAPPEFLYPYLIEEEKISRWQQDSSVDVTFPTGREPRIGKQIRVAVRAPSDPWILMEIVKLDPGREIRTEFIGGMLAGDFAYRLTPDGRGGTHFVHEMRIKPVGGLVTVLWEVLGKHLHRHKMKTFLARIKEIVEADWQSLSARPAQTSPADRPAQTPRAIPASSR from the coding sequence ATGAAAAGATTGCTGTTGGCCGTCGTCTTCTGCCTCGTGCCGTGCCTTTTGCCCGCCGTTTCCCGGGGCGCCGTCGATCCGGCCGGATTGAAGCCCTACCGGCTGGAAATCGACATCGCCGCACCCCCGGAATTTTTGTATCCCTACCTGATCGAAGAGGAAAAAATCAGCCGCTGGCAGCAGGACTCGTCGGTCGACGTCACCTTTCCCACCGGACGAGAACCCCGGATCGGCAAGCAGATTCGCGTGGCCGTGCGCGCGCCGAGCGATCCATGGATTCTGATGGAAATCGTCAAGCTCGATCCCGGCCGGGAAATCCGCACGGAGTTCATCGGCGGCATGCTGGCCGGGGATTTCGCCTATCGGCTGACCCCCGACGGCCGGGGCGGGACGCATTTCGTCCATGAAATGCGCATCAAGCCGGTCGGCGGGCTGGTCACCGTTTTGTGGGAAGTGCTCGGCAAACACCTACACCGACACAAAATGAAGACCTTCCTGGCCCGCATCAAGGAAATCGTCGAGGCGGACTGGCAAAGCCTCAGCGCGCGACCGGCACAAACCAGTCCGGCAGATCGTCCGGCGCAAACGCCACGTGCCATACCCGCTTCGTCCCGGTGA